A genomic region of Sulfobacillus acidophilus DSM 10332 contains the following coding sequences:
- a CDS encoding protein of unknown function DUF59 (PFAM: Domain of unknown function DUF59~COGs: COG2151 metal-sulfur cluster biosynthetic protein~InterPro IPR002744~KEGG: ttr:Tter_2151 protein of unknown function DUF59~PFAM: Protein of unknown function DUF59~SPTR: Putative uncharacterized protein), producing the protein MPTTDQVLEVLKEVHDPEIGVNVVDLGLIYDVAIQDGQVHVKMTLTAPGCPMHDTIARAAEMAIETLDGVEKAQVEMVWDPPWTPERLTDEGRRLLGF; encoded by the coding sequence GTGCCTACGACTGATCAGGTATTAGAGGTACTGAAAGAGGTCCATGACCCGGAAATCGGTGTCAATGTCGTTGACCTGGGGTTGATTTATGATGTGGCGATCCAAGACGGACAAGTTCACGTTAAAATGACATTAACCGCACCGGGTTGCCCGATGCACGATACCATTGCCCGCGCGGCTGAAATGGCCATCGAAACCTTGGACGGGGTGGAAAAAGCCCAGGTGGAAATGGTGTGGGATCCGCCGTGGACCCCGGAACGGTTAACCGATGAAGGCCGTCGGCTTTTAGGATTTTAG